In Electrophorus electricus isolate fEleEle1 chromosome 18, fEleEle1.pri, whole genome shotgun sequence, one genomic interval encodes:
- the ankrd45 gene encoding ankyrin repeat domain-containing protein 45, with the protein MKMQSRAEKTVFSCALEGDAEGLQYLIDEESPDMLRETDDVGRSVLAAACMLDRSGFARELVVKHRADVNAHTARGYSPLHCSAMWGQLDTLKTLLELGADPQAVTFRSERAIDLARRYSRWDCVDYLAWAEAKQSLQASINEVRDILAAPERVQGKLSKEDKNICLNTCSAKSDWIQNVKNPTIQDLEEQKKQLEDVLSPILAKLKAQAEAPLRTSKN; encoded by the exons ATGAAAATGCAGTCGCGTGCGGAAAAGACGGTATTTTCGTGTGCTCTGGAAGGCGATGCAGAAGGCCTTCAGTATTTGATAGATGAGGAATCGCCAGACATGTTGAGGGAAACTGATGATGTTGGAAGGAGCGTTTTGGCCGCCGCGTGCATGCTCGACAGAAGCGGCTTCGCACGCGAGCTTGTGGTGAAGCACCGTGCGGACGTGAACGCGCACACCGCAAGAG GGTACTCCCCACTGCACTGCTCTGCCATGTGGGGTCAGCTGGACACCCTAAAAACCCTGCTGGAGCTCGGGGCTGACCCGCAAGCCGTCACCTTCCGCAGCGAACGCGCGATCGACCTGGCCCGGCGCTATTCCAGGTGGGACTGTGTGGACTATCTCGCCTGGGCCG AGGCCAAGCAAAGTTTGCAAGCATCCATAAATGAGGTCCGAGACATCTTAGCGGCTCCAGAGAGAGTTCAAGGGAAACTCAGTAAAGAGGACAAG AACATTTGTCTCAATACGTGCTCTGCCAAATCTGACTGGATTCAGAATGTCAAAAATCCAACAATCCAGGACTTGGAAGAACAGAAGAAGCAATTGGAAGATGTTCTGTCTCCTATCCTTGCTAAGCTTAAAGCACAGG ctgAAGCACCTTTGAGAACAAGCAAGAATTAG